One segment of Fimbriiglobus ruber DNA contains the following:
- the hypB gene encoding hydrogenase nickel incorporation protein HypB: MCLTCGCSEEDGAVLTDLQTGERFLMHDDHVHPLGAKSTEQGHTHSHGHSHSHDQGHSHSHEHAAGHDHPHTHEHDHDHPHTHDHGHEHTHSHSHDHGPAHSHAPSTLHLQEQILGKNNVLAERNRGWLDGRNILALNLVSSPGAGKTTLLERTIRDLGGELSLTVIEGDQETANDAERIRATGARVVQINTGTGCHLDALMVSRGLKQLDPPANSVVMIENVGNLVCPALFDLGERAKVAIVSVTEGEDKPIKYPHMFRASEVMLLNKIDLLPYVTFDVDRCIAYARQVNPRLRVISISATKGDGLAEWYAWLRAQRG; encoded by the coding sequence ATGTGCCTCACCTGCGGCTGCTCCGAAGAAGACGGGGCGGTCTTAACTGACCTGCAAACCGGAGAGCGGTTTCTCATGCACGACGACCACGTCCACCCCTTGGGAGCCAAGTCGACCGAACAGGGCCACACGCATTCGCACGGTCATAGCCACTCGCACGATCAAGGCCACAGTCACTCCCACGAACACGCCGCGGGCCACGATCACCCTCACACGCACGAACACGATCACGATCACCCCCATACGCACGACCACGGCCACGAACACACGCATTCCCATTCGCACGACCACGGTCCCGCGCACTCGCACGCCCCGAGTACGTTGCACCTCCAGGAGCAGATCCTGGGCAAGAACAACGTCCTCGCGGAGCGGAACCGGGGCTGGCTCGACGGGCGGAACATCCTCGCGCTGAATCTGGTCAGCTCGCCGGGCGCGGGCAAGACGACCCTACTGGAACGCACCATCCGCGACCTGGGCGGTGAACTGTCGCTGACCGTCATCGAGGGCGATCAGGAGACGGCCAACGACGCCGAGCGGATTCGGGCGACGGGCGCTCGGGTCGTACAGATCAATACCGGCACCGGCTGCCACCTGGACGCCTTGATGGTGAGCCGCGGGTTGAAGCAACTCGACCCGCCGGCCAACTCGGTGGTGATGATCGAGAACGTCGGCAACCTGGTCTGCCCGGCCCTGTTCGACCTGGGCGAGCGGGCGAAGGTGGCGATCGTGTCCGTGACCGAGGGGGAAGACAAGCCGATCAAATATCCGCACATGTTCCGGGCCAGCGAAGTGATGCTACTGAACAAGATCGACCTGCTGCCGTACGTCACGTTCGACGTCGACCGCTGCATCGCGTACGCCCGTCAGGTGAACCCCCGCCTCCGCGTGATTTCGATCTCGGCGACCAAGGGCGATGGGTTGGCGGAGTGGTACGCGTGGCTGCGGGCGCAACGGGGGTAA
- a CDS encoding hydrogenase maturation nickel metallochaperone HypA yields the protein MHELGITQEIVELAEARADGRRVRKVVVEIGRLSAVLPDAVRFCFEMCAEDTSVAGAELQIIEIPGTAKCRACAGMVALDRPFGRCECGCTDLEWLSGEELRVTQIEVE from the coding sequence ATGCACGAACTCGGCATCACCCAGGAAATCGTCGAGCTGGCCGAGGCACGAGCCGACGGCCGGCGCGTTCGTAAAGTCGTCGTCGAAATCGGCCGCCTGTCGGCCGTGCTGCCGGACGCGGTCCGGTTCTGTTTCGAGATGTGCGCGGAAGACACGTCGGTCGCGGGGGCGGAACTTCAAATCATCGAGATCCCGGGGACGGCCAAGTGCCGGGCGTGTGCCGGAATGGTGGCCTTGGACCGGCCGTTCGGCCGGTGCGAGTGCGGGTGTACCGACCTGGAATGGCTGTCCGGCGAAGAGTTGCGCGTTACCCAAATCGAGGTCGAATAA
- a CDS encoding hydrogenase maturation protease has translation MRRLLLAGIGNIFRGDDAFGCEVARVLAGRPQAEGVYVKDFGTRGFDLACALLEGYDGAVLLDATSRGRPPGTLYVIEPGPVEEAVAVDPHALTPDHVLRLVASFGGRPPWLRVIGCEPAWLGDEDEGAMGLSEPVQAAVEEAARMAEELAREFLGPAIDDRPGTVT, from the coding sequence ATGCGGCGGCTCTTGCTCGCCGGCATCGGCAACATCTTCCGGGGCGACGACGCGTTCGGCTGCGAGGTCGCCCGCGTCCTGGCCGGGCGGCCGCAAGCCGAGGGCGTATACGTAAAGGATTTCGGCACACGGGGCTTCGATCTGGCATGTGCCCTGCTTGAGGGGTATGATGGCGCTGTCTTGCTCGACGCGACTTCGCGCGGCCGGCCGCCTGGAACGCTGTACGTGATCGAACCGGGACCGGTCGAAGAGGCCGTCGCGGTCGACCCCCACGCCTTGACGCCCGACCACGTTTTGAGACTGGTGGCATCCTTCGGCGGCCGCCCGCCGTGGCTGCGGGTGATCGGGTGCGAGCCTGCGTGGCTCGGCGACGAGGACGAAGGGGCGATGGGGCTGAGCGAGCCGGTGCAGGCGGCGGTCGAGGAAGCGGCCCGGATGGCCGAAGAACTGGCCCGGGAATTCCTCGGGCCGGCGATCGACGACCGTCCGGGTACGGTGACTTAA
- a CDS encoding DUF6084 family protein, producing MPDLGFRAEGVEAVAYAAAPQLVFKLRVTNTPANEPIHAIALRCQLRIDPTARTYTPGDKARLVELFGEPSRWGQTLRSMLWTHAAAMVPAFEGEARFDLPVPCTFDFNIGATKYFYALETGDIVVKLLFSGTIFYEGPAGSLQVAQVPWDRETEYRLPAAVWREMMAQYYPNSAWLCLPQDVFDRLYRFKSANGLPTWEQALERLLPAEASP from the coding sequence ATGCCTGATCTGGGCTTCCGGGCCGAGGGGGTGGAGGCCGTCGCGTACGCCGCCGCCCCGCAACTGGTGTTTAAACTGCGGGTCACGAATACCCCGGCGAACGAGCCGATTCATGCCATCGCCCTCCGCTGCCAACTGCGGATCGACCCGACCGCGCGGACGTACACGCCCGGCGACAAGGCGCGGCTGGTCGAGCTGTTCGGCGAGCCGTCGCGGTGGGGGCAGACGCTCCGGAGCATGCTCTGGACGCACGCCGCGGCGATGGTGCCGGCGTTCGAGGGGGAGGCCCGATTCGACCTGCCGGTGCCGTGTACATTCGACTTCAACATCGGCGCGACCAAATATTTTTACGCCCTGGAAACCGGCGACATCGTGGTCAAACTGCTGTTCAGCGGGACGATCTTCTACGAGGGACCGGCCGGCAGCCTCCAGGTCGCCCAGGTGCCGTGGGACCGGGAAACCGAGTACCGGCTGCCGGCCGCGGTGTGGCGGGAGATGATGGCCCAATACTACCCGAACTCCGCGTGGCTCTGCCTGCCGCAAGACGTGTTCGACCGGCTCTACCGGTTCAAGTCGGCGAACGGCCTGCCGACCTGGGAGCAGGCGCTCGAACGGCTCCTGCCCGCGGAGGCGAGCCCATGA
- a CDS encoding DUF5947 family protein, with amino-acid sequence MSQPTGPMGALRKYARPRPVVERCQLCGRELPPGHRHLLDLASRDLACSCDPCALLFVGQNGAKFRAVPRDGRLLPDFVLTDEQWDHLRTPINLAFFVRRGDGRAVAFYPSPAGATASDLPAGAWDELTAANPVLGDFEPDVEALLVYRVRQTRDYFRAPIDACYELVGLVRSRWRGLTGGSDVWTEIDGFFARAKERWYA; translated from the coding sequence ATGAGTCAGCCGACCGGCCCGATGGGGGCACTGCGAAAGTACGCCCGCCCGCGCCCGGTGGTCGAGCGGTGCCAGTTGTGCGGTCGGGAACTCCCGCCCGGCCACCGCCACCTACTCGACCTCGCCAGCCGCGACCTGGCCTGCAGCTGCGACCCGTGCGCGCTGCTGTTCGTAGGGCAGAACGGGGCCAAGTTCCGGGCGGTTCCGCGAGACGGCCGGCTCCTGCCCGATTTCGTCCTCACGGACGAGCAGTGGGACCACCTCCGGACGCCCATCAACCTCGCCTTCTTCGTCCGCCGCGGCGACGGCCGGGCGGTCGCCTTCTACCCCAGCCCGGCCGGGGCGACCGCGTCCGACCTGCCGGCGGGCGCGTGGGACGAACTCACCGCCGCGAACCCGGTCCTGGGTGACTTCGAGCCGGATGTCGAAGCATTACTGGTGTACCGCGTCCGCCAGACGCGGGACTACTTCCGCGCCCCGATCGACGCCTGTTACGAACTGGTCGGCCTCGTCCGCAGCCGGTGGCGGGGGCTGACCGGCGGGTCGGATGTCTGGACCGAGATCGACGGCTTTTTTGCCCGGGCCAAGGAGCGGTGGTATGCCTGA